The following proteins are encoded in a genomic region of Candidatus Eisenbacteria bacterium:
- a CDS encoding PH domain-containing protein, with protein sequence MSYLDETLTRGEVVNYRTGLHWTVLFWPAVIAVVLASVAVTTLVLASGSGPAWITATVCLVLAAASVLIGVLRRSSVEIAVTNHRVLIKTGIVARNTVELMLTKVESIGVDQSLAGRMAGYGKVVIRGTGGTHEVFDRIASPLEFRRQVQERIHPSPADDHPARRGTA encoded by the coding sequence GTGAGCTACCTCGACGAGACCCTGACCCGCGGCGAAGTGGTGAACTACCGGACGGGCCTTCACTGGACGGTCCTCTTCTGGCCGGCCGTGATCGCCGTGGTGCTCGCTTCGGTCGCGGTGACGACGCTCGTCCTGGCGTCCGGCTCGGGTCCGGCGTGGATCACGGCGACCGTGTGCCTGGTTCTCGCCGCCGCCTCTGTGCTGATCGGCGTGCTGCGCCGGTCATCCGTGGAGATCGCGGTGACCAACCATCGGGTGCTGATCAAGACCGGCATCGTGGCGCGCAACACGGTGGAGCTGATGCTCACCAAAGTGGAGAGCATCGGCGTCGACCAGAGCCTGGCCGGGCGCATGGCGGGATACGGGAAAGTGGTCATTCGAGGCACGGGCGGGACCCACGAAGTCTTCGATCGCATCGCGAGCCCCCTGGAATTCCGCCGCCAGGTGCAGGAGCGCATCCATCCCTCGCCCGCGGACGATCACCCGGCGCGGCGGGGAACGGCCTGA
- a CDS encoding PDZ domain-containing protein, translated as MRVPADRTLAVCVLMAWMCGAPAVGADITFRGPAESSSWPPGTERVPVRIERGQVLVDATLRMSGRSVSGLLVLDTGAPGLVVTESAWNRLQVDTTMTGGSFYQIVRRPLSSIRLGSSSIPGMVIGGVVEDSLLDAGVIGLLGPSMIQDKALALDYARSEWAIVPPRLAVVARDSASRGDLTRESRVRRSRAAYPSVLPKDGVAVPFRLFDGGRILVDARACELDGTWCGSSLTLLFDTGASACVIFDDVIAERVAHAPSWPWLRDVPIHTLLGTSRMSATVVPRLQLTAASPPLAISRVDAGIAPRRALPDIGGTLPERIHGLLGATFLERFRVILDYGNQVLWLEPRPGREPRAFASSHVGLRLERRWGAMRVAAVARGSAASGAGITVGDVVVSIDGVTLADEEGDDAESRLEGAPGSEVVLVTRHGGVERVQRLRRTHRP; from the coding sequence TTGAGGGTCCCGGCGGACCGGACGCTCGCCGTCTGCGTCCTCATGGCGTGGATGTGCGGCGCGCCGGCCGTGGGTGCCGACATCACCTTTCGCGGTCCCGCCGAGTCGTCGTCGTGGCCGCCGGGAACCGAGCGCGTTCCCGTGCGCATCGAGCGTGGCCAGGTGCTCGTCGATGCCACGCTGCGGATGTCGGGCCGGTCGGTCTCCGGGCTTCTCGTGCTCGACACCGGCGCACCCGGCCTGGTGGTGACCGAGTCGGCGTGGAACCGGCTCCAGGTCGACACGACGATGACGGGCGGCAGCTTCTACCAGATCGTTCGCCGCCCTCTCAGCTCGATCCGGCTCGGATCGTCATCGATTCCGGGAATGGTGATTGGCGGCGTGGTCGAGGATTCGCTGCTCGACGCCGGAGTCATCGGCCTGCTCGGCCCCAGCATGATCCAGGACAAGGCGCTCGCGCTCGACTACGCGCGTTCCGAGTGGGCGATCGTTCCGCCGCGGCTCGCCGTCGTCGCGCGTGACTCCGCGTCGCGCGGCGATCTGACCCGTGAGAGCCGTGTGCGACGTTCCCGGGCCGCGTACCCGTCGGTGCTTCCCAAAGACGGCGTTGCGGTGCCGTTCCGGCTCTTCGATGGCGGGCGTATTCTCGTGGACGCTCGCGCGTGCGAGCTGGATGGCACGTGGTGCGGATCGTCGCTGACCCTGCTGTTCGACACCGGCGCCTCGGCTTGCGTCATCTTCGACGACGTGATCGCCGAGCGCGTGGCGCACGCGCCTTCCTGGCCCTGGCTCCGCGACGTGCCCATCCATACGCTGCTCGGCACGTCGCGCATGAGCGCCACCGTGGTGCCTCGGCTGCAGCTCACGGCGGCGTCGCCCCCGCTCGCCATCAGCCGCGTGGATGCCGGCATCGCTCCGCGCCGGGCATTGCCGGACATCGGCGGCACGCTCCCCGAGCGGATCCATGGGCTCCTGGGTGCGACCTTTCTCGAGCGCTTTCGCGTCATCCTCGATTACGGAAACCAGGTCCTGTGGCTCGAGCCCAGGCCGGGACGAGAGCCGCGCGCCTTCGCCTCGAGCCACGTCGGCCTGAGACTCGAGCGCCGGTGGGGTGCCATGCGCGTGGCCGCCGTGGCGCGCGGATCCGCGGCATCGGGCGCCGGGATCACGGTCGGCGACGTCGTGGTCTCGATCGACGGCGTGACGCTCGCGGACGAGGAGGGAGATGACGCCGAGTCTCGACTCGAAGGTGCTCCGGGCTCGGAGGTCGTTCTGGTCACGCGCCACGGTGGCGTGGAGCGCGTGCAGCGCCTGAGGCGCACCCACCGTCCCTGA